Proteins from a genomic interval of Sphingobacterium sp. SYP-B4668:
- a CDS encoding beta-ketoacyl-ACP synthase III, whose translation MNTSLQTRLFAAITAIGGYVPQNRRTNNDLEKVCDTSNEWIIKRTGIKERRILEEDLATSDMAVRAILNMVQAYNKDLQDIDALIVATSTPDMLMPATANIIAEKLGLKSVWAFDMNAACSGFLYALDMGASLIETKRYQNVLVVGADNISTYVNEQDRSTNILFGDGAGVVWLEASLEGGIMDAYLRSNGSGREFLNIEAGGSLYPLDKELMSSERRYLRQDGKAVFKQAVQSMSDACLHVLEKNNLTIDDVSWLVPHQANQRIIDAVGRSINIAEGKTLSNIEYLGNTIAATIPLCIWENIKRMKTGDLVMLTAFGAGFSWGASLLRWMA comes from the coding sequence ATGAATACAAGCTTACAGACTAGACTATTTGCCGCCATTACAGCCATTGGAGGATATGTACCTCAGAATAGAAGAACAAATAACGATCTAGAAAAAGTATGTGATACTTCGAACGAGTGGATCATCAAACGTACTGGCATCAAAGAACGTCGCATACTAGAGGAAGATCTAGCGACTTCGGACATGGCGGTGCGAGCCATACTCAATATGGTACAAGCATACAATAAGGATCTTCAAGACATCGATGCACTTATCGTAGCTACCTCTACACCCGATATGTTGATGCCAGCCACAGCCAATATCATTGCTGAAAAACTTGGTCTTAAAAGTGTTTGGGCATTTGATATGAACGCTGCATGTTCTGGTTTCTTGTATGCATTGGATATGGGAGCTTCCCTCATCGAGACTAAACGCTATCAAAATGTATTGGTCGTAGGTGCGGATAATATCAGCACCTATGTTAATGAACAGGATCGATCCACAAATATCCTATTCGGCGACGGAGCGGGTGTGGTCTGGTTAGAAGCTTCATTAGAAGGGGGTATTATGGATGCCTACTTGCGCAGCAATGGTAGCGGTCGCGAATTTCTCAACATCGAAGCTGGCGGCTCTTTATACCCATTGGACAAAGAATTGATGTCTAGTGAACGACGCTATTTGAGACAGGACGGTAAGGCTGTATTTAAGCAAGCGGTGCAGTCCATGAGCGATGCATGTCTACATGTTCTTGAAAAAAACAATTTGACTATAGATGATGTTAGTTGGTTAGTACCACATCAGGCCAATCAGCGCATCATTGATGCCGTAGGTCGATCCATCAATATAGCTGAAGGCAAGACTTTAAGTAACATCGAATACCTCGGTAATACAATTGCTGCAACTATCCCGCTTTGTATATGGGAAAATATAAAACGTATGAAAACCGGCGACTTAGTCATGCTGACTGCTTTCGGAGCTGGATTCTCATGGGGAGCGAGTCTATTGCGCTGGATGGCATAA
- a CDS encoding RagB/SusD family nutrient uptake outer membrane protein: MKKLKLIALLLAGVTVGCSDSFLSLKPTDIVIEEEFFKNTSDAEAALLGVYSTLQREETFSNVRDAADIEWAISGDMYEMDGSANRIELHSLTLPSTNTILRDVYTAAYNGIARANLVIKKVQDMGEGDQGVKDRIIGQAKFIRALYYYRLVTYFGGVPLILDPLNANSELQIPRAKVEDVWKSIENDLISANEVLPKSWDPANVGKATSGSCKALLNKSYLWQGKYGDVVKITEALFTEGVYGLLTDYRSIFLETNENNKEILFSTQFREGTDAEGNNIVKRTAPRGAPAEFTGGAAWSNFVPQQHWVDGHEKDAQGKIKDKRYWSTIIGPGEAHQNMPTFVMPASVPAGWSKSGYIMTKYWQKPTLNNSGVNMPIIRYAEILLNYAEALNETNQTSKAIDYINEIRERAGLSLLANSLGKDATLDAVFQERRMEFIWEPSGGFSDLNRRGRFLEFIKKERPNYADLNVDQKPWLNTQPILFPIPRDAWDRNKALEQNPHYTF, translated from the coding sequence ATGAAAAAATTGAAGTTAATTGCGTTGTTACTCGCTGGAGTAACCGTAGGGTGCTCGGATAGTTTTTTGTCGCTGAAGCCTACAGATATAGTGATTGAAGAAGAGTTTTTTAAAAATACATCTGATGCCGAAGCCGCACTATTAGGTGTGTATAGTACCCTTCAAAGGGAAGAGACTTTTTCAAATGTAAGAGATGCAGCAGACATTGAATGGGCCATATCTGGAGATATGTACGAGATGGACGGAAGTGCTAATAGAATAGAATTGCATTCCTTGACATTGCCTTCTACTAATACCATTTTGCGAGATGTATATACTGCGGCATACAATGGGATAGCACGTGCAAATCTGGTTATCAAAAAAGTGCAGGACATGGGAGAAGGTGATCAAGGAGTGAAGGATAGGATTATTGGTCAAGCTAAATTTATAAGAGCGCTCTACTATTATCGTCTGGTAACTTATTTTGGAGGTGTGCCTTTGATTTTGGATCCATTGAATGCCAATTCTGAATTGCAGATACCGAGAGCAAAGGTTGAAGATGTGTGGAAGTCCATTGAAAATGATCTCATCAGTGCGAATGAGGTACTTCCTAAATCTTGGGATCCGGCAAATGTTGGTAAAGCCACTTCAGGGTCATGCAAAGCGTTACTGAATAAAAGCTATCTCTGGCAAGGTAAATATGGAGATGTAGTGAAGATTACGGAAGCACTTTTTACAGAAGGAGTCTATGGGCTATTAACGGATTATAGATCTATTTTTCTAGAAACAAACGAGAATAATAAAGAGATTCTATTTTCAACCCAATTTAGAGAAGGCACGGATGCTGAGGGAAATAATATTGTCAAACGGACTGCACCTAGGGGCGCTCCAGCTGAGTTTACAGGGGGAGCGGCTTGGAGTAACTTTGTCCCACAACAGCACTGGGTGGACGGTCATGAAAAAGATGCTCAGGGTAAAATAAAGGACAAGAGGTATTGGTCTACGATAATTGGTCCAGGGGAAGCACATCAAAATATGCCCACCTTCGTGATGCCTGCTTCAGTACCAGCAGGCTGGTCCAAATCAGGTTATATCATGACCAAATATTGGCAAAAACCCACATTAAATAATTCAGGAGTGAATATGCCTATTATACGATATGCCGAGATTTTATTGAACTATGCCGAGGCTTTGAATGAGACGAACCAAACATCGAAGGCAATAGACTACATCAACGAGATACGCGAACGTGCGGGGCTGTCTCTACTTGCTAATAGTTTAGGTAAAGACGCGACATTAGATGCTGTTTTTCAGGAAAGACGTATGGAATTTATTTGGGAGCCATCCGGAGGTTTTTCTGACTTGAATAGACGGGGAAGATTTTTGGAATTCATCAAAAAAGAAAGGCCAAATTATGCCGATCTCAATGTCGATCAAAAGCCCTGGTTGAATACGCAGCCTATACTATTCCCAATTCCGCGCGACGCGTGGGATAGAAATAAGGCTTTAGAACAAAATCCACATTATACTTTCTAG
- the purH gene encoding bifunctional phosphoribosylaminoimidazolecarboxamide formyltransferase/IMP cyclohydrolase: MSHPVKIKNALVSVYYKDNLAPLIQLLHKYGVTFYSTGGTEAFIKDLGIDVVPVEDLTSYPSILGGRVKTLHPKVFGGILARRPLESDQQQLAQYEIPEIDLVIVDLYPFEETLASGASEQDIIEKIDIGGISLIRAAAKNFNDVVILSSKNDYQELAQILASQEGTTTLEQRKSFAKKAFNTSSHYDTAIFNYFNEEEPLDVFKQSQQTAQVLRYGENPHQKGVFYGDLNAMFDKLNGKELSYNNLVDVDAAVAIIDEFEEPTFAILKHTNACGVASRPTVKQAWLDALACDPVSAFGGVLITNREVDGETAQEINNLFFEVLIAPSYSEEAVAILTAKKNRIILVRKEVQLPSQQFKTLLNGVIQQDKDNTVESPDQMTSVTNTVPTEAQLNDLYFANKIVKHTKSNTIVFAKAGQLLASGVGQTSRVDALKQAIDKAKSFGFDLNGCAMASDAFFPFPDCVEIASEAGIAAVLQPGGSIKDQLSIDMANQKGIAMVTTGVRHFKH; encoded by the coding sequence ATGAGCCATCCTGTAAAGATTAAAAATGCTTTAGTGTCAGTATACTACAAAGACAATTTAGCACCTCTAATTCAGCTACTCCACAAATATGGTGTCACTTTCTACTCCACAGGAGGGACTGAGGCATTCATCAAGGATTTAGGAATCGACGTTGTTCCTGTAGAAGACCTGACCAGCTATCCTTCCATATTGGGTGGTCGAGTGAAGACCCTACATCCTAAAGTATTCGGGGGCATCCTTGCCAGACGCCCATTGGAAAGCGACCAACAACAATTAGCACAATACGAGATTCCAGAAATTGATTTGGTTATTGTGGATCTTTACCCATTCGAGGAAACCCTAGCTTCGGGTGCCTCTGAACAAGATATCATTGAGAAAATTGATATCGGCGGGATTTCTCTTATTCGCGCGGCAGCGAAGAATTTCAACGATGTCGTTATCCTATCTTCCAAGAATGACTATCAAGAGTTAGCGCAAATTTTAGCGTCACAAGAAGGTACAACAACATTAGAACAACGTAAATCATTCGCTAAAAAGGCATTTAATACTTCTTCACATTATGACACAGCCATCTTCAATTATTTCAATGAAGAAGAACCATTAGATGTCTTCAAACAATCCCAACAGACCGCACAAGTATTGCGCTACGGGGAAAATCCACATCAAAAAGGGGTTTTCTATGGTGATTTGAATGCAATGTTTGACAAATTGAATGGTAAAGAATTGTCTTACAACAACCTTGTAGACGTTGATGCCGCAGTCGCTATTATCGATGAATTTGAAGAGCCCACGTTTGCTATCTTAAAGCACACCAATGCCTGTGGTGTCGCATCACGCCCTACAGTCAAACAGGCTTGGCTAGACGCACTTGCTTGTGACCCAGTATCTGCATTTGGAGGGGTACTAATCACCAACCGCGAAGTAGATGGTGAGACAGCGCAAGAAATAAACAATTTGTTTTTTGAAGTACTGATTGCTCCATCTTATTCAGAAGAAGCCGTGGCGATCCTTACAGCGAAGAAAAACCGAATTATATTAGTTCGTAAAGAAGTCCAATTACCGAGTCAACAATTCAAGACATTATTGAATGGTGTGATTCAACAAGATAAAGACAATACAGTTGAGAGCCCAGATCAAATGACTTCAGTGACCAATACGGTTCCTACTGAAGCACAATTAAACGATCTTTATTTTGCTAATAAAATTGTAAAACATACCAAATCCAATACGATTGTCTTCGCCAAAGCAGGACAATTATTAGCTTCAGGGGTTGGGCAGACATCGCGTGTCGACGCGCTTAAGCAAGCAATCGACAAAGCAAAATCATTTGGTTTTGATTTAAACGGTTGTGCTATGGCGTCTGACGCTTTCTTTCCTTTCCCAGACTGTGTAGAGATTGCTTCGGAAGCAGGCATTGCAGCTGTTCTTCAACCTGGTGGATCTATCAAGGATCAATTGTCCATCGATATGGCCAATCAGAAGGGAATCGCAATGGTAACTACCGGTGTACGCCATTTCAAACACTAA
- a CDS encoding sulfatase family protein produces the protein MKKIILLMLLLGVMMGTYGQKKPNIVIIISDDHAYQAIGAYQPALKNTPNLDKLAAEGAIFSKAYVSNSICGPSRAVLLTGKYSHKNGFKDNETSTFDFSQDSFIKQLTNSGYKTSWIGKIHLGYKLEGFTDYDILVGQGHYFNPDFISPDGRHRQQGYVSDIVTDKAIDWMKEHRDQPFCVVIGHKATHRTWMPDPQDFGVNDEEEFELPETFYDDYRTREAAKLQEMSIDKDMQMGYDLKMYPTVADMRKDGNFARMDDEQFQKYIEYYRPIYDDLQKRKLKGKELAEWKYRRYMIDYQNTARSMDRNIGRVTDYLRDSGLEDNTLVIYLSDQGFYMGEHGWFDKRWMYEESFRTPMIAKMPTLIKAHSRIDQQVMNVDIAPTLLQIAQVDVPQDMQGKSFLPLLRGDKKKIRDVLYYHYYEKGEHAVSPHFGISDGRYKLIRLYHKVEGWEFYDLKADPQEMINRYEDPKFKKQIEKMKAKLVLEIKKVDDKEALELLDK, from the coding sequence ATGAAAAAAATTATTTTGCTGATGCTCCTATTGGGAGTGATGATGGGTACTTATGGACAGAAAAAACCTAATATCGTAATTATTATATCGGACGATCATGCTTATCAGGCAATAGGAGCTTATCAACCAGCACTTAAAAATACACCCAATCTGGATAAACTTGCCGCAGAAGGCGCTATTTTTTCAAAAGCTTATGTATCGAACTCTATATGTGGGCCGAGCAGGGCTGTACTGTTGACTGGAAAATATAGCCATAAGAATGGCTTTAAAGACAATGAGACTTCTACGTTTGATTTTAGTCAGGACTCGTTCATTAAACAATTGACTAACTCTGGATACAAAACTAGTTGGATTGGCAAAATACATTTGGGGTATAAATTGGAAGGCTTCACCGATTATGACATTTTAGTCGGACAAGGGCATTACTTCAATCCTGATTTTATTTCACCCGATGGACGGCATCGTCAACAAGGATATGTGTCCGATATAGTAACCGACAAGGCAATCGATTGGATGAAGGAACACCGAGATCAACCCTTTTGTGTAGTCATCGGCCACAAAGCTACACATCGAACTTGGATGCCTGACCCGCAAGACTTTGGAGTCAACGACGAAGAGGAGTTTGAATTGCCAGAAACATTTTACGATGATTATCGGACTCGCGAGGCAGCAAAGCTACAAGAAATGAGTATTGACAAGGATATGCAGATGGGCTATGATTTAAAAATGTATCCTACTGTGGCGGATATGAGAAAGGATGGAAATTTTGCACGTATGGATGATGAACAATTTCAGAAATATATTGAATATTACCGTCCTATATATGATGATCTCCAAAAAAGAAAACTTAAGGGAAAGGAGTTGGCGGAATGGAAGTATCGAAGATATATGATTGATTATCAGAATACGGCCCGATCCATGGATCGGAATATTGGTCGGGTGACAGATTATCTTCGCGATAGTGGACTGGAAGACAATACGCTTGTTATCTATCTATCAGATCAAGGGTTTTACATGGGCGAGCACGGTTGGTTCGATAAAAGATGGATGTACGAAGAGTCTTTCCGTACCCCGATGATTGCTAAAATGCCGACACTAATCAAAGCCCACAGTCGTATCGATCAACAGGTCATGAATGTCGACATCGCCCCCACCTTATTACAAATTGCTCAAGTAGATGTGCCTCAGGATATGCAGGGTAAATCTTTCTTGCCCCTATTGCGAGGTGACAAGAAGAAGATTCGGGATGTATTGTACTACCACTACTACGAGAAAGGTGAGCATGCTGTGTCTCCACATTTCGGAATCAGTGACGGAAGGTATAAGTTGATCCGATTGTACCATAAAGTCGAAGGATGGGAATTTTATGATCTTAAGGCTGATCCACAGGAGATGATAAATCGATACGAAGACCCTAAGTTTAAAAAACAAATTGAGAAAATGAAAGCTAAGCTAGTATTGGAAATCAAAAAAGTGGATGATAAGGAAGCGCTAGAGCTGTTAGATAAATAA
- a CDS encoding GMC oxidoreductase: MHETFDAIIIGSGISGSWAAKEFTEKGLKTLLIERGRMVKHIEDYPTAFLDPWELPHANAKTEDDLTKNPLISKHYQFNEATKHFYIQDGDQEYIQEKPFDWIRGYQLGGKSLLWARQTQRWSDFEFNAPKRFGYGIDWPIRYTDVAPWYTHVEKFIGISGKKDGIENMPDCEVVGSFEMNAVEQYISKNIATNYNDRKAIIGRSANLAEITDTQIHQGRSKCMARSLCERGCPFGGYFSANASTIPYALKTGNLTILTDSIVESISYNDTTKRATGVRIIHIHSGKRQEINARIIFLNASTLNSNLILLNSRSSRFPNGLGNDNGTLGKYIVFHNYRGKISADFPGFEDSYYYGRRPTQVFIPAFKNINFPSNSFLGSYLIAFSANRDNWKGMNKDGVGAAYKDSLLEPGAWKVSMMMQGEVIPSIHNHVRISQDKDKYGLPKLITSVGYTENDVTMMRDFFTEGTEMLKSSNCENIKTLDQHELFNRQPGLEVHEMGGVRMGNDPQQSMLNAYNQVHACRNVFVTDGACMISAGNQNPSLTFMALTARAANYAIQALKDHTL, from the coding sequence ATGCACGAAACTTTTGACGCAATAATAATAGGATCTGGCATTTCAGGAAGCTGGGCAGCGAAAGAATTTACAGAAAAAGGTTTAAAGACATTGCTAATAGAAAGAGGTAGGATGGTAAAACATATTGAGGATTACCCCACAGCTTTTTTAGACCCTTGGGAACTTCCTCATGCCAATGCCAAAACAGAAGACGATTTAACCAAGAATCCACTCATATCCAAGCATTACCAATTCAACGAGGCCACTAAGCATTTCTATATCCAAGATGGAGATCAAGAATACATCCAGGAGAAACCCTTTGACTGGATTAGAGGGTACCAACTGGGCGGCAAATCACTCTTATGGGCCCGTCAAACACAGCGCTGGAGCGATTTCGAGTTCAATGCGCCTAAGCGATTTGGATATGGCATAGATTGGCCTATTCGATATACAGATGTAGCTCCTTGGTATACGCATGTTGAAAAATTCATTGGTATTTCCGGCAAGAAGGACGGAATTGAAAACATGCCTGACTGTGAGGTCGTCGGATCTTTTGAGATGAATGCCGTAGAACAGTATATTTCAAAAAACATCGCGACCAACTACAACGACAGAAAAGCCATTATTGGGCGTTCGGCCAACTTGGCCGAAATCACAGATACACAGATCCATCAAGGCAGGTCTAAGTGTATGGCGCGTTCTCTATGTGAGCGTGGATGTCCGTTTGGAGGCTATTTTAGTGCCAATGCATCCACGATTCCTTATGCATTAAAAACCGGCAACCTTACTATTCTTACCGACAGCATCGTCGAATCCATATCGTATAATGATACAACAAAACGAGCTACAGGGGTACGAATTATCCATATCCATTCTGGAAAACGACAGGAAATAAATGCTCGCATCATTTTCTTGAATGCTTCGACTCTCAATTCCAATCTCATCCTTCTTAACTCCCGATCCTCGAGATTTCCAAATGGCCTAGGAAATGACAATGGCACACTTGGAAAATATATTGTATTCCATAATTACAGAGGCAAGATAAGTGCTGATTTCCCTGGTTTCGAGGACTCATATTACTATGGACGTAGACCAACACAAGTCTTCATCCCTGCTTTCAAAAACATCAACTTTCCCTCAAACTCATTTTTGGGATCATATCTTATCGCCTTCAGTGCAAATCGAGACAACTGGAAAGGCATGAATAAAGATGGTGTGGGGGCAGCCTATAAGGATAGTCTTTTGGAACCTGGAGCTTGGAAGGTTTCCATGATGATGCAAGGTGAAGTCATCCCCTCCATCCATAATCACGTGCGAATCAGTCAAGACAAGGACAAATATGGCCTTCCTAAACTCATCACATCCGTGGGATATACCGAAAATGACGTTACGATGATGCGCGACTTTTTTACAGAGGGGACCGAAATGTTGAAAAGTTCGAATTGTGAAAACATAAAAACCTTGGATCAACATGAGCTTTTCAATAGACAACCAGGACTTGAAGTCCATGAGATGGGAGGTGTGCGCATGGGCAATGATCCCCAACAATCCATGTTGAATGCCTACAACCAAGTTCATGCTTGTAGAAATGTTTTTGTCACAGATGGTGCCTGTATGATCAGCGCCGGTAATCAAAATCCTTCTTTAACTTTTATGGCATTGACAGCAAGAGCGGCAAATTATGCTATACAAGCGCTAAAAGATCATACTCTTTAG
- a CDS encoding Gfo/Idh/MocA family protein, producing the protein MSTKRRDFLKAAGLTSLGILGGGLMVRADHVSDSIETTRIQSGRQKFNMCGYRAPKIDKVRIGFIGVGNRGSGAVYRMNHIDGVEIKAIADIRRNVAEKSLKNVSGPAPTIYADKEDEWKKLCDRDDIDLVYICTPWHLHTPMAVYAMKAGKHVAIEVPAATTMEECWQLVETSEATKKHCMMLENCCYDFFELMTLNMARQGVFGEILHGEGAYIHDLLNDNFGKTSYYDMWRLKENYRDGNLYPTHGLGPVCQIMGVNRGDQMDYLTSMSGNDFSMSAKAKELAAKDDFYQQFANKGFRGNMNTTTIRTHKGRTIMLQHDVSSPRPYSRIHIVSGTKGYAQKWPEPGKIAFGHDWISADEMKKLEEQYTPEIVLKVGEMAKKVGGHGGMDFMMDWRLVDCLRNGLSLDQDVYDAALWSAIAPLSEKSVKNRSNSVDVPDFTRGAWKSNPLLELTLKGGGSTGVKA; encoded by the coding sequence ATGAGTACTAAAAGAAGAGATTTTCTAAAGGCAGCAGGTCTGACAAGTCTAGGGATATTAGGCGGTGGGCTGATGGTTAGAGCGGATCATGTTAGCGATTCTATTGAAACCACTAGGATACAAAGCGGTCGTCAAAAATTCAATATGTGCGGATATCGCGCCCCGAAGATTGATAAAGTGAGAATAGGTTTTATAGGGGTGGGAAATCGTGGTTCGGGTGCCGTGTACCGAATGAACCACATTGATGGGGTAGAGATTAAGGCGATTGCAGATATTCGTCGAAATGTAGCCGAAAAATCTCTAAAGAACGTGTCCGGACCAGCCCCTACAATATATGCTGATAAGGAAGATGAATGGAAGAAGCTATGTGATCGGGACGACATCGATTTGGTATACATCTGTACTCCTTGGCACTTGCATACACCAATGGCAGTCTATGCGATGAAGGCTGGGAAGCATGTTGCGATTGAAGTGCCAGCAGCGACTACTATGGAAGAATGTTGGCAATTGGTAGAGACTTCAGAAGCAACGAAGAAGCACTGTATGATGTTGGAAAATTGCTGCTATGATTTCTTTGAGTTGATGACATTAAATATGGCAAGGCAGGGTGTTTTTGGCGAAATATTACATGGAGAAGGGGCTTATATTCATGATTTATTGAACGATAACTTTGGTAAAACTTCTTATTACGACATGTGGCGTTTGAAAGAAAACTACAGAGATGGAAATCTATATCCTACCCATGGGCTTGGTCCCGTATGTCAGATTATGGGAGTGAATCGGGGTGATCAGATGGATTATCTAACATCGATGTCCGGTAATGATTTCAGCATGTCAGCTAAAGCAAAGGAATTGGCGGCGAAGGATGATTTTTATCAACAATTTGCCAACAAAGGTTTCAGGGGTAATATGAATACGACCACTATCCGTACGCATAAAGGTCGTACGATAATGTTGCAACATGATGTGTCTAGCCCTCGGCCATACTCACGTATCCACATTGTCAGTGGAACGAAAGGATACGCGCAGAAGTGGCCTGAACCTGGTAAGATTGCCTTTGGTCACGATTGGATTTCTGCTGATGAAATGAAAAAGTTGGAGGAGCAATATACACCGGAGATTGTTCTTAAAGTGGGGGAGATGGCGAAGAAGGTTGGCGGTCATGGTGGTATGGATTTTATGATGGACTGGCGGCTAGTCGATTGTCTTCGCAATGGGCTTTCTTTGGACCAGGATGTCTATGATGCTGCGCTGTGGAGTGCTATAGCCCCGTTGAGTGAAAAATCAGTTAAAAATAGGTCAAATTCAGTGGATGTTCCAGACTTTACAAGAGGAGCGTGGAAAAGCAATCCGTTGTTAGAATTGACACTTAAAGGAGGCGGTAGTACCGGCGTGAAGGCCTAA